From the genome of Thermoflexus hugenholtzii, one region includes:
- a CDS encoding ABC transporter ATP-binding protein, with protein sequence MSVVLSLSAVTAGYGPILALREVSLEVREGEVVALLGANGAGKTTTLRVIAGLLPPLAGSIAFEGRPLHPLPPEERVARGIVLVPEGRGIFPELTVEENLWLGAWRRRDLRAARADLEQVFHLFPILRERRRQLAGTLSGGEQQMLAIGRALMARPRLLLLDEPSLGLAPLVVRHIFEVLRAIHEAGTPLLIAEQNAHLALTLAHRAYILQNGEIRLQGEARVLRENPEVKALYLGR encoded by the coding sequence ATGAGCGTGGTCCTCTCCCTTTCGGCGGTCACCGCCGGATACGGCCCGATCCTCGCCCTCCGGGAGGTCTCCCTGGAGGTCCGGGAGGGGGAGGTGGTGGCCTTGCTGGGGGCGAACGGGGCGGGGAAGACGACCACCCTGCGGGTGATCGCCGGCCTCTTGCCGCCCCTGGCCGGTTCCATCGCCTTTGAAGGGCGTCCCCTTCATCCCCTGCCGCCCGAGGAGCGGGTGGCGCGGGGGATCGTGCTGGTGCCGGAGGGCCGGGGGATCTTCCCGGAGCTCACGGTGGAGGAGAACCTGTGGCTGGGAGCGTGGCGCCGTCGGGATCTGCGGGCGGCGCGGGCGGATCTGGAGCAGGTCTTCCACCTGTTCCCGATCCTCCGGGAGCGCCGGAGGCAGCTCGCCGGCACCCTTTCGGGCGGGGAGCAGCAGATGCTCGCCATCGGGCGGGCCCTGATGGCCCGGCCGCGCCTGTTGTTGCTCGACGAGCCCTCCCTGGGGCTGGCGCCGCTGGTGGTCCGTCACATCTTTGAGGTCCTGCGGGCCATCCACGAGGCCGGGACCCCGTTGCTGATCGCCGAGCAGAACGCGCATCTGGCCCTGACCCTGGCCCATCGGGCCTACATCCTCCAGAACGGAGAGATCCGTCTCCAGGGAGAAGCCCGCGTCCTCCGGGAGAACCCCGAGGTCAAAGCGCTGTACCTCGGCCGTTAA
- a CDS encoding branched-chain amino acid ABC transporter ATP-binding protein/permease, translating into MARRIVWGALIAGILGVTAFTLPSYFLYILSLAGIWAIAAIGLDLLTGVAGQISIGHAGFMAIGAYTVALLSLRLEVPFWLALPAAGLLNALIGLALGLPALRLSGPYLAIATLGFGVAVVEILRRWEPVTGGFMGLKVPPPALGPWSLRSDAAQYLLIGTLLVLLAGIAIRLIRSPFGRAWIALRDREAAAQAAGISLAHYRTLAFAVSAFYAGVAGGLLAYRVGRVDPDGLTLTHSIFLVSALIVGGLASVPGAILGAVSLTVLFHLLSGLGTALGWRTEVGDVRNVLYGAALILTAMFLPGGLWRLPMHMRGRRWIPMPSRAPAGEEGWERPLVSVPQIRLGSTAGGRLEVVEVSKRFGGLQALDRVSFTVEPGEIVGLIGPNGAGKTTMLNLISRFYDPDAGAIRFEGHDLLRRRPHEIVRLGIARTFQNVEIFPALTVRENLLVGQHPQTRAGLIAVAAGWPSVRREEARLRERAEEVLEWLGLSALADRPAGSLAFGQRKWVELGRALVARPRLLLLDEPAAGLHPAERQALQALLRGIREALGCSILLIEHDMNLVMGLCDRVVVLNFGRVIAQGTPAEVAENPLVIEAYLGEREEEDAQPTALQSGEGRA; encoded by the coding sequence ATGGCGCGGCGGATCGTCTGGGGGGCGCTCATCGCGGGGATCCTCGGGGTCACCGCTTTCACGCTGCCGAGCTATTTCCTCTACATCCTCAGTCTGGCCGGGATCTGGGCGATCGCGGCCATCGGGCTGGATCTCCTGACAGGCGTGGCGGGCCAGATCTCCATTGGCCACGCCGGCTTTATGGCCATCGGCGCGTATACGGTGGCCCTGCTGAGCCTGCGCCTGGAGGTCCCCTTCTGGCTCGCCTTGCCGGCGGCGGGCCTCCTGAACGCCCTGATCGGGCTGGCGCTGGGGCTACCGGCCCTTCGCCTGAGCGGGCCGTATCTGGCCATCGCGACCCTGGGGTTCGGCGTGGCCGTGGTGGAGATCCTGCGGCGCTGGGAGCCGGTCACCGGCGGCTTCATGGGGCTGAAAGTTCCGCCGCCGGCCCTGGGCCCCTGGAGCCTGCGCAGCGACGCCGCCCAATATCTCCTGATCGGGACCCTCCTGGTCCTCCTCGCTGGGATCGCCATCCGGCTGATCCGGAGCCCGTTCGGCCGGGCCTGGATCGCCCTGCGGGATCGGGAGGCGGCGGCCCAGGCGGCCGGGATCTCCCTGGCCCATTACCGGACCCTGGCCTTTGCCGTCAGCGCCTTTTACGCCGGGGTCGCCGGCGGGCTCCTGGCCTACCGGGTCGGCCGCGTGGACCCGGATGGGCTGACCCTCACGCACTCGATCTTCCTGGTCAGCGCCCTGATCGTGGGCGGCCTGGCCTCGGTGCCCGGCGCCATCCTGGGGGCCGTCTCCTTAACGGTCCTGTTCCATCTGCTCAGCGGCCTGGGGACCGCGCTGGGCTGGCGGACGGAGGTGGGAGATGTCCGCAACGTGCTGTATGGGGCCGCCCTGATCCTGACGGCGATGTTCCTCCCCGGGGGCCTATGGCGTCTCCCGATGCACATGCGCGGACGCCGATGGATCCCCATGCCCTCCAGGGCCCCGGCGGGGGAGGAAGGATGGGAGCGCCCCCTGGTCTCCGTGCCCCAGATCCGCCTGGGGAGCACCGCAGGCGGGCGGCTGGAGGTGGTGGAGGTCTCCAAGCGCTTCGGGGGGCTTCAGGCCCTTGACCGGGTGAGCTTCACCGTGGAGCCCGGGGAGATCGTGGGGCTGATCGGGCCCAACGGGGCCGGGAAGACCACGATGCTGAACCTCATCAGCCGCTTCTACGACCCGGACGCCGGCGCCATTCGCTTTGAGGGCCATGATCTCCTGCGCCGTCGACCCCACGAGATCGTCCGGCTGGGGATCGCCCGCACCTTCCAGAACGTAGAGATCTTCCCCGCCCTGACGGTCCGGGAGAACCTGCTGGTGGGCCAGCATCCTCAGACGCGGGCGGGTCTGATCGCCGTGGCGGCGGGCTGGCCCTCGGTGAGGCGGGAGGAAGCGCGTCTGCGGGAGCGGGCGGAGGAGGTGCTGGAATGGCTCGGGCTGTCGGCCCTGGCGGATCGCCCGGCGGGGAGCCTGGCCTTCGGCCAGCGCAAGTGGGTGGAGCTGGGCCGGGCGCTGGTGGCCCGGCCGCGCCTGCTCCTCCTCGACGAGCCGGCGGCCGGCCTGCATCCCGCGGAGCGTCAAGCCCTGCAGGCGCTGCTGCGCGGGATCCGGGAAGCGTTGGGCTGCTCCATCCTGCTGATCGAACACGACATGAACCTGGTGATGGGGCTGTGCGATCGGGTTGTCGTGTTGAACTTCGGTCGGGTGATCGCCCAGGGGACCCCCGCCGAGGTGGCGGAGAACCCGCTGGTGATCGAGGCCTATCTGGGGGAGCGGGAAGAGGAGGATGCGCAGCCGACGGCGCTCCAGAGCGGGGAGGGCAGGGCATGA
- a CDS encoding branched-chain amino acid ABC transporter permease, producing MDLLIRYLAGGLSAGALYGLMALGLVLIYRASEVVNFGHGDLAMVSTFAAYTLLRAHAPLPLALGGAVLFGAALGALAERGLLRPARRRRATPLTLVVLTLGLALVLNGLAGLLWGHEIRTFPGLVSGPPLRLGPAVITREQLFNLAVGLLLALALYAFLRFTRTGLALRAVTQNPEVARLMGIPVDRILILAWGVGVGLGAIAGILAAPLIYLEPNAMLPLLIKGFAAAVLGGMTSLPGAVIGGWLLGILENLAAGYIATELKTPLAFALIVAVLVVRPAGLLGRPISHRV from the coding sequence ATGGATCTGTTGATCCGGTATCTGGCGGGAGGGCTTTCGGCGGGGGCCCTGTATGGGCTGATGGCCCTGGGGCTGGTGCTGATCTATCGGGCGTCGGAGGTGGTGAACTTCGGCCACGGGGATCTGGCGATGGTCAGCACCTTTGCGGCCTACACCCTGCTCCGCGCCCATGCCCCGCTCCCCCTGGCGCTGGGAGGCGCTGTTCTCTTCGGCGCGGCGCTGGGCGCCCTGGCGGAGCGAGGGCTCCTGCGGCCCGCGCGCCGCCGGCGGGCCACCCCCCTCACCCTGGTGGTTCTCACCCTGGGCCTGGCGCTGGTCCTCAACGGGCTGGCGGGTCTGTTATGGGGCCATGAGATCCGCACCTTCCCGGGGCTGGTCTCCGGCCCTCCGCTGCGGCTGGGGCCGGCGGTGATCACCCGGGAGCAGCTCTTCAACCTCGCGGTGGGGTTGCTGCTCGCCCTGGCCCTTTACGCCTTCCTCCGGTTCACCCGCACCGGCCTGGCCCTCCGGGCGGTCACCCAGAACCCCGAAGTTGCCCGGCTGATGGGCATCCCGGTGGACCGCATCCTGATCCTGGCCTGGGGGGTGGGGGTCGGGCTGGGGGCCATCGCCGGGATCCTGGCGGCGCCGCTGATCTATCTGGAGCCGAACGCCATGCTGCCGCTCCTGATCAAGGGCTTCGCCGCTGCGGTGCTGGGCGGGATGACCAGCCTGCCCGGCGCGGTGATCGGCGGGTGGCTCCTGGGGATCCTGGAGAACCTGGCGGCCGGATACATCGCCACCGAGCTCAAGACGCCCCTCGCCTTCGCCCTCATCGTGGCCGTCCTGGTGGTGCGGCCGGCCGGGCTGTTGGGCCGACCGATCTCTCATCGGGTGTAG
- a CDS encoding MarR family winged helix-turn-helix transcriptional regulator, translating into MSPFNPRVRSERTSGQIAIALYRIAQAIQLMLRRAGQAHGLSPAQVQALLFLAYARPGVRTIGGLAQRLQATMATASEVADALERKGLVAREPLPEDRRTVTLRLTVAGRRRVAALERLLDDLEEAVEALSPSDQEALHRALQQIVRRLAASGAIVVYEMCWGCAFFRPYAHPENPAAPHHCAFMDAPLRDADTYTECPDFIPREEVPA; encoded by the coding sequence ATGTCTCCCTTCAACCCGCGCGTGCGATCGGAGCGGACGTCCGGGCAGATCGCCATCGCCCTCTACCGCATCGCCCAGGCCATCCAGCTCATGCTGCGCCGGGCCGGCCAGGCCCACGGCCTCTCCCCGGCCCAGGTCCAGGCCCTCCTCTTCCTGGCCTATGCCCGGCCGGGGGTGCGCACCATCGGCGGGCTGGCCCAACGCCTGCAGGCCACCATGGCCACCGCCAGCGAGGTCGCCGACGCCCTGGAGCGCAAGGGCCTGGTGGCCCGGGAGCCCCTCCCCGAGGACCGCCGCACGGTGACCCTCCGCCTCACCGTCGCCGGCCGGCGGCGGGTGGCCGCCCTCGAGCGCCTGCTGGATGATCTGGAGGAGGCGGTGGAAGCCCTCTCCCCTTCCGATCAGGAGGCCCTTCACCGCGCCCTGCAGCAGATCGTCCGCCGCCTGGCCGCCTCCGGCGCCATCGTGGTCTACGAGATGTGCTGGGGCTGCGCCTTCTTCCGCCCCTACGCCCACCCGGAGAACCCCGCCGCCCCGCACCACTGCGCCTTCATGGACGCCCCGCTGCGGGACGCGGACACCTACACCGAATGCCCGGACTTCATCCCCCGCGAGGAGGTGCCGGCATGA
- a CDS encoding glutaredoxin family protein, whose product MTHGGPLPIRMYARPDCEDSELARERLRALGIPFIEINIDEDEEAARYVERLNRGFRSTPTIVFGDEAFYIVEPTVEQLDEALRRAGYEIPIRSP is encoded by the coding sequence ATGACCCATGGAGGCCCCTTGCCCATCCGGATGTATGCCCGACCGGATTGCGAGGACAGCGAGCTCGCCCGCGAACGGCTGCGGGCCCTGGGCATCCCTTTCATCGAGATCAACATCGACGAGGATGAGGAGGCCGCCCGCTACGTGGAGCGCCTCAACCGCGGCTTCCGCAGCACCCCCACCATCGTGTTCGGGGACGAGGCCTTCTACATCGTGGAGCCCACCGTGGAGCAGCTGGACGAGGCCCTGCGACGGGCCGGATATGAGATCCCGATCCGCTCGCCATGA
- a CDS encoding nitrosocyanin produces MRRAVWEFSAGLLTALAFGAMFFAACAPSASRPRSLSYDIVIEAFDTTIPEATIEGVTIKNVRAFNVINSPSDIVIPAGSEVTLRVTNKSPISEGFSIDPFNIREVIKPGETKTITFKADKIGAFTIWCQLHPQNIHLRGTLNVIP; encoded by the coding sequence ATGCGACGCGCTGTCTGGGAGTTCAGCGCTGGCCTTCTCACTGCGCTGGCCTTTGGGGCGATGTTCTTTGCCGCATGCGCCCCCAGCGCCAGCCGCCCGCGATCCTTAAGCTACGACATCGTGATCGAAGCCTTCGATACCACAATCCCTGAGGCCACCATCGAAGGCGTCACCATCAAGAACGTCCGCGCCTTCAATGTGATCAACTCCCCCAGCGACATCGTGATCCCGGCAGGGAGCGAGGTCACCCTCCGGGTGACCAACAAGTCCCCTATTAGCGAGGGCTTCTCCATCGACCCCTTCAACATCCGGGAGGTGATCAAGCCCGGGGAGACGAAAACCATCACCTTCAAGGCGGACAAGATCGGCGCCTTCACGATCTGGTGCCAGCTGCACCCCCAGAACATCCACCTGCGCGGCACGCTCAACGTGATCCCATAA
- a CDS encoding protoglobin domain-containing protein, with the protein MSVQTIPGYTYGTAEAARSPVSMEEFADLQKATMFTEEDVRYLRMAGEVLADQVEDILDLWYGWVGSQPHLVYYFSGPDGQPDMNYLQAVRRRFGQWILDTCNRPYDRDWLNYQHEIGLRHHRTKKNQTDGVRSVPHIPMRYLVAFIYPITATIKPFLAKKGHSPEDVEKMHQAWTKSVIMQVALWCYLYTREGDW; encoded by the coding sequence ATGTCCGTGCAGACCATCCCCGGTTATACCTATGGGACGGCCGAAGCGGCCCGCTCCCCCGTCTCGATGGAGGAGTTCGCCGACCTCCAGAAGGCCACCATGTTCACCGAGGAGGACGTCCGCTACCTGCGGATGGCCGGGGAGGTCCTGGCCGACCAGGTGGAGGACATCCTGGACCTCTGGTATGGCTGGGTGGGCTCCCAGCCGCACCTGGTCTACTACTTCTCGGGGCCCGATGGGCAGCCCGACATGAACTACCTCCAGGCCGTCCGCCGGCGTTTCGGCCAGTGGATCCTGGACACCTGCAACCGCCCCTACGACCGGGACTGGCTGAACTACCAGCACGAGATCGGCCTGCGCCACCACCGGACCAAGAAGAACCAGACCGACGGGGTCCGCTCCGTCCCCCACATCCCGATGCGGTATCTCGTCGCCTTCATCTACCCCATCACCGCCACCATCAAGCCCTTCCTGGCCAAGAAGGGCCACTCCCCGGAGGATGTGGAGAAGATGCACCAGGCCTGGACCAAGTCGGTCATCATGCAGGTGGCCCTCTGGTGCTATCTTTATACTCGGGAGGGAGATTGGTGA
- a CDS encoding BTAD domain-containing putative transcriptional regulator: MALEDRIARSRLIPPRPRPTWVRRPRVEARLREALEAPVVVVKAEPGYGKSTAVAQTLHHGPWPYLWYSLTEADRDPQRFLAHWIYAFRSLDPRLGRSAAERLHEPGGFAALDALANELVDRLPREVVLVLDDYHLADSPEIRALLERWLEQLPPALRLVLITRRDPELRGAARARAHGELREITAADLAFAPEEVRELFAAQGLPLSPEAARRLAEETEGWIIALWMILHHLRESGPQAVEVLLDRLPEALPDLFAYLAEEVLDRQPEPVQRFLVRTSILHELTPSICAAMLEDPEAGRLLPQLERRGLFLISAGEGRWRYHHLFQEFLQRQAQLRLGDLRPLHRRAADCYQQHGELEAAIAHLLMAGAFEEAAGRLETLADRMIRQGRYLQLAEWVDRLPDSVLAAHPRLRIARADAARLLSRFDEALMGYARARHEAARRGDAAAEVQALIGQVMVFLDTVQPARAAPLLHEAWRRIRPHPGERIRLLGLMVENLLNAGRLRRADLLLERVRQHDPGALFPDVEPRLRIRQGRLAQARLLVEGLLQTAPWGPDRQRIPRSHREATVLLAWICAMTGEGEAARRYAEHGLQLGRELRSPIVECVALARLGHGWLSGPDYDLRRAEEAYRASLEVARKIRVPRFEAEAHLGLTRVEGMKGRPGLAYAHAEEGARILQEAGDAYLTAAMRLAQGIAAVQNEDPRGPSWLEEAIRMGIRCGERYLCTLGRLWRAWAWLRQGDPEAARPWLEEALRVVQAEGYDFMLAGTPFLGFHDAGSRMALLQTALSAGLFPAYLQALFPRVLQATASGVPFGPWAVPEGSRGRHPPLYVQTLGPFRVWRGLYEIPPEAWERKPARRLLQFLIAHRRRPVHREEVMEALWPGRDPSSAALELRVTLHALHRALEPTRQPGEPPFYVIREGEFLRLNPQASFHIDADLFTSLIDRAQQQIAERPELALGWLRQALALYQGEFLEECRYEEWAAPERERLLALYLNAAERAARLLAERGAWADVAALAQALLERDPYHEAACELLVQAWWALGRRALALRTLERFRRRMRQDLGVEPSLSLPLQAEDPSG; the protein is encoded by the coding sequence ATGGCCCTGGAAGATCGGATCGCGCGCAGCCGGCTGATCCCGCCTCGCCCCCGGCCCACCTGGGTGCGCCGTCCCCGGGTGGAGGCCCGCCTTCGGGAGGCCCTGGAGGCCCCCGTGGTGGTGGTGAAGGCCGAGCCGGGTTACGGCAAGAGCACCGCCGTGGCCCAGACGCTCCATCACGGCCCCTGGCCCTACCTCTGGTATAGCCTGACGGAAGCCGATCGCGACCCCCAGCGCTTCCTCGCCCACTGGATCTACGCGTTCCGCTCCCTGGACCCCCGGCTGGGTCGCTCCGCGGCCGAGCGGCTCCATGAACCCGGGGGCTTCGCCGCCCTGGATGCCCTCGCCAACGAGCTGGTGGATCGCCTCCCCCGGGAGGTCGTCCTGGTCCTGGACGACTATCATCTCGCGGACAGCCCGGAGATCCGGGCCCTGCTCGAGCGATGGCTGGAGCAGCTCCCCCCGGCCCTTCGCCTGGTCCTCATCACCCGGCGCGATCCCGAGCTGCGGGGCGCCGCGCGGGCCCGGGCGCACGGAGAGCTCCGGGAGATCACCGCCGCCGACCTCGCCTTCGCCCCAGAGGAGGTGCGGGAGCTGTTCGCCGCCCAGGGGCTCCCGCTGAGCCCGGAGGCCGCCCGCCGGCTGGCCGAGGAGACCGAGGGCTGGATCATCGCCTTGTGGATGATCCTGCACCACCTGCGGGAGAGCGGACCCCAGGCGGTGGAGGTCCTGCTCGATCGCCTGCCGGAGGCCCTGCCCGATCTGTTCGCGTATCTGGCTGAGGAAGTCCTGGACCGCCAGCCCGAGCCGGTCCAGCGCTTCCTGGTGCGAACCAGCATCCTCCACGAGCTGACCCCATCCATCTGCGCGGCCATGCTGGAGGACCCGGAGGCCGGGCGCCTGCTTCCCCAGCTGGAGCGGCGGGGGCTTTTCCTGATCAGCGCCGGCGAGGGCCGCTGGCGTTACCATCACCTCTTCCAGGAGTTCCTGCAACGCCAGGCCCAGCTCCGCCTGGGGGATCTGCGGCCGCTCCATCGGCGGGCCGCCGATTGTTACCAGCAACACGGGGAGCTCGAGGCCGCCATCGCCCACCTGCTGATGGCCGGCGCCTTCGAAGAAGCCGCAGGCCGTCTGGAGACCTTGGCGGACCGTATGATCCGGCAGGGCCGATATCTTCAGCTGGCCGAGTGGGTGGATCGCCTGCCGGATTCGGTCCTGGCGGCGCACCCTCGCCTCCGGATCGCCCGGGCCGATGCCGCCCGTCTCCTCAGCCGCTTCGACGAGGCCCTGATGGGCTACGCCCGGGCCCGCCATGAGGCCGCCCGCCGGGGCGACGCCGCCGCCGAGGTCCAGGCCCTCATCGGCCAAGTCATGGTCTTCCTCGACACCGTCCAGCCCGCCCGGGCCGCCCCTCTCCTGCATGAGGCCTGGCGTCGGATCCGTCCGCATCCGGGCGAACGGATCCGCCTGCTCGGGCTGATGGTGGAGAACCTCCTGAACGCCGGACGGCTGAGGCGAGCGGACCTCCTCCTGGAGCGGGTGCGCCAGCACGATCCCGGCGCCCTCTTCCCGGATGTCGAGCCCCGGCTGCGGATCCGCCAGGGCCGGCTGGCCCAGGCCCGCCTCCTCGTCGAGGGCCTCCTGCAAACCGCCCCCTGGGGACCGGATCGGCAGCGGATCCCTCGTTCCCATCGGGAGGCCACCGTCCTGCTCGCCTGGATCTGCGCCATGACGGGAGAAGGGGAAGCGGCCCGTCGCTACGCCGAGCACGGCCTGCAGCTGGGCCGGGAGCTCCGCTCGCCGATCGTGGAGTGCGTCGCGCTGGCCCGCCTGGGCCACGGCTGGCTCTCCGGCCCCGATTACGATCTCCGTCGGGCGGAGGAGGCGTATCGGGCCTCCTTAGAGGTGGCCCGCAAGATCCGGGTCCCCCGCTTCGAAGCGGAGGCCCATCTCGGCCTCACCCGGGTGGAGGGCATGAAGGGGCGGCCCGGGCTGGCGTACGCCCACGCCGAGGAGGGCGCGCGGATCCTGCAAGAGGCAGGGGATGCCTACCTGACCGCCGCCATGCGGCTGGCCCAGGGGATCGCGGCCGTCCAGAACGAGGATCCCCGGGGCCCGAGCTGGCTGGAAGAGGCGATCCGGATGGGCATCCGCTGTGGGGAGCGTTATCTGTGCACCCTGGGACGGCTCTGGCGGGCATGGGCGTGGCTTCGCCAGGGAGATCCGGAGGCCGCGCGGCCGTGGCTGGAGGAGGCGCTCCGGGTCGTCCAGGCGGAAGGCTATGATTTCATGCTCGCCGGAACCCCCTTCCTGGGCTTCCACGACGCCGGGTCGCGGATGGCCCTGTTGCAGACGGCGCTCTCCGCCGGGCTGTTCCCCGCTTATCTGCAGGCCCTCTTCCCCCGGGTTCTCCAGGCCACTGCCTCGGGGGTGCCCTTCGGCCCCTGGGCGGTCCCCGAGGGGAGCCGGGGGCGCCATCCGCCCCTCTACGTGCAAACCCTGGGCCCCTTCCGGGTCTGGCGGGGGTTGTATGAGATCCCGCCGGAGGCATGGGAGCGCAAACCCGCCCGCCGCCTCCTCCAGTTCCTCATCGCCCACCGCCGGCGCCCGGTGCACCGGGAGGAGGTGATGGAGGCCCTCTGGCCGGGGCGCGATCCCTCCAGCGCCGCCCTGGAGCTCCGGGTGACCCTCCATGCCCTCCACCGGGCCCTGGAGCCCACCCGGCAGCCGGGGGAGCCGCCGTTTTATGTGATCCGGGAGGGGGAGTTCCTTCGCCTGAACCCCCAGGCCTCCTTCCACATCGATGCCGATCTCTTCACGAGCCTGATCGACCGGGCCCAGCAACAGATCGCGGAGAGGCCGGAGCTCGCCCTGGGATGGCTCCGCCAGGCGCTGGCCCTCTATCAGGGGGAGTTCCTGGAGGAATGTCGCTATGAGGAGTGGGCTGCCCCGGAGCGGGAGCGGCTGCTCGCCCTCTACCTGAACGCCGCCGAGCGGGCCGCCCGCCTCCTGGCCGAGCGAGGGGCCTGGGCAGACGTGGCCGCCCTGGCCCAGGCCCTCCTGGAGCGGGATCCCTATCACGAGGCCGCTTGCGAGCTGCTGGTCCAGGCCTGGTGGGCCTTAGGGCGCCGCGCCCTGGCCCTCCGCACCCTGGAGCGCTTCCGCCGCCGCATGCGCCAGGATCTGGGCGTGGAGCCTTCGCTTTCCCTTCCTCTTCAGGCGGAGGATCCTTCAGGCTGA
- a CDS encoding nucleotidyl transferase AbiEii/AbiGii toxin family protein: protein MKIIRRFATFVEMLLEKAGEEIRLDLALDAPFRFAPPLLSEYGVLVNAWEDLKAEKTLAYYGRAEPRDAVDLYFLLEEHSLEHLMELAARKDPGFDRYGFAVALSRAEGFPDDPQRWPVRMVRPFEPKRLKDRFRSLAVDLMERLTGGNPMEGPGPQEKPEG, encoded by the coding sequence GTGAAAATCATCCGGCGCTTCGCCACGTTCGTGGAGATGCTCCTGGAGAAAGCCGGGGAGGAGATCCGTCTGGATCTGGCATTGGATGCTCCCTTTCGATTCGCTCCCCCTCTTCTATCAGAATACGGGGTTCTGGTCAACGCTTGGGAGGACTTAAAAGCGGAAAAAACCCTGGCCTATTACGGACGCGCAGAACCTCGGGATGCGGTCGACCTTTACTTTCTGCTTGAAGAGCATTCCCTGGAACATTTGATGGAGCTGGCTGCTCGGAAGGATCCGGGGTTTGACCGTTACGGGTTTGCCGTGGCCTTGAGCCGGGCCGAGGGATTCCCGGACGATCCCCAACGATGGCCGGTCCGGATGGTCCGGCCCTTCGAGCCGAAGCGCCTGAAGGATCGCTTTCGTTCCCTGGCTGTGGATTTGATGGAGCGGTTAACCGGGGGGAACCCGATGGAAGGACCTGGCCCGCAGGAGAAGCCGGAAGGATGA
- a CDS encoding phage holin family protein encodes MQRFLIRWALNSVALWVVSRIYPGVSFRPDAGLEGILLAGLVLGLANALIRPLLLFFTFPLNLLTLGLFTFVVNALILYLVAALTPLEVGGFLQALIGAILLSIVSFGLSLLVREKK; translated from the coding sequence ATGCAACGCTTTCTGATCCGCTGGGCGCTGAACTCGGTGGCCCTGTGGGTGGTCTCCCGGATCTACCCCGGGGTGTCCTTCCGGCCGGATGCCGGGCTGGAGGGCATCCTGCTGGCCGGGCTGGTGCTGGGCCTGGCCAACGCCCTGATCCGTCCCCTCCTGCTTTTCTTCACTTTCCCCCTGAACCTTCTCACCCTGGGGCTGTTCACCTTCGTCGTCAACGCCCTCATCCTCTATCTGGTCGCCGCCCTCACCCCTCTGGAGGTCGGCGGCTTCCTCCAGGCCCTCATCGGCGCCATCCTGCTCTCCATCGTCAGCTTCGGCCTGAGCCTCCTGGTGCGGGAGAAGAAATAG